A stretch of Pseudomonas sp. LS.1a DNA encodes these proteins:
- a CDS encoding ATP-binding protein: MARLIVRLLLTLLLFSGMAQATHHEASSYALLARSSARPAPPALTDEQRQWLESRQELVLGTSAPDYPPFDITSGGRDYQGLTAEYASLIGKALQLPVRVLRFSSRQAAVEALRHGDIDLLGSANGYEAASDGLALSHPYAIDQPVLVTREDESRALDMGLDGMRLGMLYHYLPRQEVKSAYPKAELLAFGSSSQALNAVAFGQADVFIGDTISTHYQLNRSHLPRLRMASFGKHEAIGFGFALRQQDRLLMELVNATLDSQTPAIRASIFKRWSAGSDLLLTDRRLQLTDAEEQWLQDHPVMRVAIDDTAAPVSYFDGSGHFRGITADLLELIRLRTGLRFEVQRASGLADMIARLKDGRADVIAALANGGVSEDDLQISRPYLESAYVLVSRKDKKPFTSLEQLQGHRIAITRYSAMDAMLSRHYPQIGWVETESAFYSMALLNSGAVDAVITTLIDANHALAGNPELVIRATVGSEPANFAMATSASSRALVSILDKALLSISPEELGVINNRWRGFSLHEDGNDQGYRRLAIQVVLGTAVLLLLALLWNARLRLQIRQRQRAERALNDQLAFMRALLNGTPHPMYVRDREGCLQSCNYSYLEAVQARSDEVIGKQLEGSLFADCEQTRQIHADYLKVMAEGSPLIMDRPLRIKGREMTIYHWILPYRDSLGEVQGIIGGWIDISDRRHLVMELRRAKQQADDANRAKSTFLATISHEIRTPMNAVIGMLELAVKRADQGRVDRGALELAYHSAKDLLGLIGDILDIVRIESGHLSLAPEAVDLAALVESVGRIFEGQARQKGLALEVMIAPAARCHALLDPLRFKQVLCNLVSNAIKFTEHGQVRICVNVVEDGTSTPAVLELEVRDSGIGIHPDDLQRLFNPFIQANPHSQGARAGTGLGLAICRNLCEMMGGSLTIKSLEDVGTQVRLKMPLQRVDAAAQPAPLIENLDVPDPRLNVLVVDDHPANLQLMAQQLGYLGLEHTSARDGREGLATWRAGDFDVLVLDCNMPHMNGYQLATAVRTEERHGKRPRCTILGYTANAQPEVRRKCLSAGMDDCLLKPISLATLSQRLAGIHPRRQQKRRRKLYQLDGLAAVVGHDPIDRQRFLQALQQSLQADLATLMALHPQHDSAAIAEQAHKVLSAARMLEAPELITACEALEASGLPTAQLRLRRQALARHMCRVERALAKELATGTCTQAGSQAC; the protein is encoded by the coding sequence ATGGCGCGCCTTATCGTTCGCCTGCTGCTCACCCTGCTCCTGTTCAGCGGCATGGCGCAGGCTACCCATCACGAGGCCTCGTCCTATGCCCTGCTGGCACGGTCATCGGCCAGGCCGGCACCGCCTGCGCTCACGGACGAACAACGACAATGGCTCGAAAGCCGTCAGGAACTGGTGCTGGGTACCTCGGCACCGGACTACCCGCCGTTCGACATCACCAGTGGCGGCCGCGACTACCAGGGCCTTACCGCCGAGTACGCGAGCCTGATCGGCAAGGCCCTGCAGTTGCCCGTGCGGGTGCTGCGCTTTTCCAGCCGGCAGGCGGCGGTGGAGGCGCTGCGGCACGGTGATATCGACCTGCTTGGCAGCGCCAACGGCTATGAAGCGGCCAGCGATGGCCTGGCGCTGTCGCACCCCTATGCCATCGACCAACCGGTGCTGGTAACGCGGGAGGACGAAAGCCGGGCACTGGACATGGGCCTGGACGGCATGCGCCTGGGCATGCTCTACCATTACCTGCCCCGGCAGGAGGTGAAAAGCGCCTACCCCAAGGCCGAGCTGCTGGCCTTCGGCTCGTCCAGCCAGGCCCTGAATGCCGTGGCGTTCGGCCAGGCCGACGTGTTCATCGGCGATACCATTTCCACCCACTACCAGCTCAATCGCAGCCACCTGCCGCGCCTGCGCATGGCCAGTTTCGGCAAGCACGAAGCCATCGGCTTCGGGTTTGCCCTGCGCCAGCAGGACAGGCTGCTGATGGAATTGGTGAACGCGACCCTGGACAGCCAGACCCCAGCCATACGCGCCAGTATATTCAAGCGCTGGAGCGCCGGTAGCGACCTGCTGCTGACCGACCGCAGGCTGCAACTGACCGACGCAGAAGAACAATGGCTGCAGGACCACCCGGTGATGCGCGTGGCGATCGACGACACCGCTGCACCGGTCTCCTATTTCGATGGCTCGGGGCATTTTCGCGGTATCACCGCCGACCTGCTCGAACTCATTCGCCTGCGCACCGGCTTGCGTTTCGAAGTGCAGCGCGCCAGCGGCCTCGCCGACATGATTGCCCGCCTAAAGGATGGCCGCGCCGATGTGATCGCTGCATTGGCCAACGGCGGGGTAAGCGAAGACGACCTGCAAATCAGCCGGCCCTACCTGGAAAGCGCCTATGTACTGGTCAGCCGCAAGGACAAAAAGCCCTTCACCTCGCTCGAGCAACTGCAGGGGCATCGCATCGCCATTACCCGCTACAGTGCCATGGACGCCATGCTGTCGCGGCACTATCCACAAATCGGCTGGGTCGAGACCGAAAGCGCGTTCTATTCCATGGCGTTGCTCAACAGCGGTGCCGTCGATGCGGTGATCACCACCTTGATCGACGCCAACCACGCCCTGGCCGGCAACCCCGAACTGGTCATCCGGGCCACCGTCGGCAGCGAACCTGCCAACTTCGCCATGGCCACCAGTGCCTCGTCCCGGGCGCTGGTGTCGATCCTCGACAAGGCGCTGCTGAGCATCTCGCCGGAAGAACTGGGGGTAATCAACAACCGCTGGCGCGGCTTCAGCCTGCACGAGGATGGCAACGACCAGGGTTATCGCCGGCTGGCGATACAGGTGGTACTGGGCACCGCCGTGCTGTTGCTGCTGGCCTTGCTGTGGAACGCTCGCCTGCGCCTGCAGATTCGCCAGCGGCAACGCGCCGAACGGGCGCTGAACGACCAGTTGGCGTTCATGCGCGCCCTGCTCAACGGCACGCCCCACCCCATGTACGTGCGTGACCGCGAGGGCTGCCTGCAAAGCTGCAACTACAGCTACCTGGAAGCCGTGCAGGCCCGCTCCGACGAGGTCATCGGCAAACAACTGGAGGGCAGCCTGTTCGCCGATTGCGAGCAGACCCGGCAGATCCACGCCGATTACCTGAAGGTGATGGCCGAAGGCTCGCCACTGATCATGGACCGGCCGCTACGGATCAAGGGCCGCGAGATGACCATCTACCACTGGATTCTGCCATACCGCGACTCACTGGGTGAGGTGCAGGGCATCATCGGTGGCTGGATCGACATAAGCGATCGCCGCCATCTGGTCATGGAGCTGCGCCGGGCCAAGCAGCAGGCCGACGATGCCAACCGCGCAAAAAGCACGTTCCTGGCTACCATCAGCCACGAAATCCGCACCCCGATGAATGCAGTCATCGGCATGCTCGAGCTGGCAGTCAAACGTGCCGACCAAGGTCGGGTAGACCGCGGCGCGCTGGAGCTGGCCTACCATTCGGCCAAGGACCTGCTGGGCCTGATCGGCGATATCCTCGACATCGTGCGCATCGAGTCCGGGCACTTGTCCCTCGCCCCGGAGGCCGTCGACCTGGCGGCCCTGGTCGAATCGGTAGGGCGCATTTTCGAGGGCCAGGCGCGGCAGAAAGGCCTGGCCCTGGAGGTGATGATCGCGCCGGCCGCACGCTGCCATGCGCTGCTCGACCCCCTGCGTTTCAAACAGGTACTGTGCAACCTGGTGAGCAACGCTATCAAGTTCACCGAGCACGGCCAGGTGCGCATCTGCGTCAACGTGGTGGAGGACGGCACCAGTACCCCCGCAGTGCTGGAGCTGGAAGTGCGCGACAGTGGCATCGGCATCCACCCCGACGACCTGCAACGCCTGTTCAACCCGTTCATCCAGGCCAACCCGCATAGCCAAGGCGCCCGCGCGGGTACCGGCCTGGGCCTGGCCATCTGTCGCAACCTGTGCGAAATGATGGGCGGCAGCCTGACCATCAAGAGCCTGGAAGATGTCGGCACCCAGGTGCGCCTGAAGATGCCGCTGCAGCGGGTTGATGCCGCAGCGCAGCCGGCCCCGCTGATCGAGAACCTCGACGTGCCCGACCCACGGCTGAACGTGCTGGTGGTCGACGACCACCCGGCCAACCTGCAACTGATGGCACAGCAGCTTGGCTACCTGGGCCTGGAGCACACCAGCGCCCGCGACGGTCGCGAAGGCCTGGCTACCTGGCGGGCGGGCGATTTCGATGTGCTGGTGCTCGACTGCAACATGCCGCACATGAACGGCTATCAGCTGGCCACCGCCGTGCGCACCGAAGAACGCCATGGCAAGCGGCCGCGCTGCACCATTCTTGGCTACACCGCCAACGCGCAGCCGGAGGTACGCCGCAAGTGCCTGAGCGCCGGCATGGACGACTGCCTGCTCAAGCCTATCAGCTTGGCCACGCTCAGCCAGCGCCTGGCCGGCATCCACCCGCGCCGTCAGCAAAAACGGCGGCGCAAGCTGTACCAGCTGGACGGCCTTGCCGCAGTGGTCGGGCATGACCCGATCGACCGCCAGCGCTTCCTGCAGGCCTTGCAACAGAGCCTGCAGGCCGATCTGGCCACTTTGATGGCACTGCATCCGCAGCACGACAGCGCTGCCATTGCCGAACAGGCGCACAAGGTGCTCAGCGCCGCGCGGATGCTGGAAGCACCCGAGCTGATAACGGCCTGCGAAGCCCTGGAGGCCAGTGGCTTGCCCACCGCCCAGCTACGCCTACGGCGCCAGGCACTGGCGCGGCATATGTGCCGGGTAGAACGCGCCCTGGCCAAGGAACTGGCCACAGGTACCTGCACACAGGCAGGCAGCCAGGCGTGTTAA
- a CDS encoding response regulator transcription factor has translation MHSIFIVDDHPVIRLAVRMLLENQNYKVVGESDNGVDAMQMIRETAPDLVILDISIPKLDGLEVLARFQAMALPLKVLVLTAQSPALFAVRCMHSGAAGYVCKQEDLSELLSAIKAVLAGYNYFPSQAIKHNQAVDADLQLFRQVNDRELMVLQLFAQGRSNKEIAKGMFLSSKTVSTYKKRLMHKLKVNTLVDLIEMAKRNALV, from the coding sequence ATGCATTCCATATTTATTGTCGACGACCATCCCGTCATTCGCCTGGCCGTCCGTATGTTGCTGGAAAACCAGAATTACAAGGTTGTCGGCGAGTCGGACAACGGCGTGGACGCCATGCAGATGATTCGCGAAACCGCTCCTGACCTGGTCATCCTCGACATCAGCATCCCCAAGCTAGACGGGCTGGAGGTGCTTGCCCGCTTCCAGGCCATGGCCCTGCCCCTGAAGGTGCTGGTACTGACTGCGCAGTCTCCCGCATTGTTTGCCGTGCGCTGCATGCACTCGGGTGCTGCGGGCTACGTGTGCAAGCAGGAAGACCTGAGCGAGCTGCTCAGTGCAATCAAGGCCGTGCTGGCCGGTTACAACTACTTCCCCAGCCAGGCAATAAAGCATAACCAGGCGGTAGATGCCGACCTGCAACTTTTCCGTCAGGTGAATGACCGCGAACTGATGGTGCTGCAACTCTTCGCCCAAGGCCGCAGCAACAAGGAAATTGCCAAGGGCATGTTCCTCAGCAGCAAGACCGTCAGTACCTACAAGAAGCGTCTGATGCACAAACTTAAGGTCAATACACTGGTCGACCTGATCGAAATGGCCAAACGCAACGCGCTGGTCTGA
- a CDS encoding phage holin family protein produces MENDANGASASGKRLGAAALGLLHSHIELFGIELQEQKGRTLSLLLFAGLALVFALLLLTALSGLLLVLLWDSYRLAGIIGLCVFYGIAALYCGLRLKAAVFDESSPFGATLEELAKDRERLLP; encoded by the coding sequence ATGGAGAATGACGCCAACGGCGCCAGCGCCTCGGGCAAGCGCCTGGGCGCGGCTGCGCTGGGGCTGTTGCACAGCCATATCGAACTGTTCGGCATCGAGTTGCAGGAGCAGAAGGGCCGCACCTTGAGCCTGCTGCTGTTCGCCGGCCTGGCCCTGGTTTTTGCCCTGCTGCTGCTGACGGCGCTGTCCGGGCTGTTGCTGGTGCTGCTGTGGGACAGCTATCGCCTGGCCGGCATCATCGGCTTGTGCGTGTTCTACGGCATCGCCGCGCTGTACTGCGGGTTGCGCCTGAAGGCAGCAGTGTTCGACGAGTCGTCGCCCTTTGGCGCCACCCTCGAGGAACTCGCCAAGGACCGGGAGCGCCTGTTGCCATGA
- a CDS encoding deoxyguanosinetriphosphate triphosphohydrolase translates to MDWHTLLTRERLGKALYSADELGRSPFHKDHDRIIFSGAFRRLGRKTQVHPVSSNDHIHTRLTHSLEVSCVGRSLGMRVGETLRDSLPDWCAPSDLGMIVQSACLAHDIGNPPFGHSGEDAIRHWFQQAAGRGWLDDMSDDERADFLNFEGNAQGFRVLTQLEYHQFDGGTRLTYATLGTYLKYPWSARHADALGYKKHKFGSYQSELPLLEQIARKLGLPQLEHQRWARHPLVYLMEAADDICYALIDLEDGLEMELLQYAEVEALLLDLVGDDLPETYRQLGPGDSRRRKLAILRGKAIEHLTNAAAHAFVEQQQALLAGQLAGDLVEHMHGPAKRCVLQAKDMARNKIFQDKRKTLHEIGAYTTLEILLNTFCGAALEQHGGRTPSFKSRRVLDLIGNNAPDPHGSLHSAFLRMIDFIAGMTDSYASEMAREMTGRSSPT, encoded by the coding sequence TTGGACTGGCACACCCTGCTCACCCGCGAACGCCTGGGCAAAGCCCTGTACAGCGCCGATGAACTCGGGCGCAGCCCCTTCCACAAAGACCACGACCGCATCATCTTCTCCGGTGCCTTCCGCCGCCTAGGGCGCAAGACCCAGGTGCACCCGGTTTCCAGCAACGACCATATCCACACCCGCCTGACCCACTCGCTGGAAGTCAGCTGCGTCGGCCGCTCACTGGGCATGCGCGTCGGCGAAACCCTGCGCGACAGCCTGCCGGACTGGTGCGCCCCCAGCGACCTGGGGATGATCGTACAGTCGGCCTGCCTGGCCCATGACATCGGCAACCCACCGTTCGGCCACTCTGGCGAAGACGCCATCCGCCACTGGTTTCAGCAGGCCGCCGGGCGCGGCTGGCTGGACGACATGAGCGACGACGAGCGCGCCGACTTCCTCAACTTCGAAGGCAACGCCCAGGGCTTTCGCGTGCTCACCCAGCTGGAGTACCACCAGTTCGACGGCGGTACCCGGCTGACCTATGCCACCCTCGGCACCTACCTGAAGTACCCGTGGAGCGCGCGCCACGCCGACGCCCTGGGCTACAAGAAGCACAAGTTCGGCAGTTACCAGAGCGAACTGCCACTGCTCGAGCAGATCGCCCGCAAGCTCGGCCTGCCGCAACTGGAACACCAGCGCTGGGCGCGCCACCCGCTGGTCTATCTGATGGAAGCCGCAGATGACATCTGCTACGCGCTGATCGACCTGGAAGACGGCCTGGAAATGGAGCTGCTGCAATATGCCGAAGTCGAAGCGCTGCTGCTCGACCTGGTCGGTGATGACCTGCCGGAAACCTACCGCCAGCTTGGCCCTGGCGACTCACGGCGACGCAAGCTGGCAATCCTGCGTGGCAAGGCCATCGAGCACCTGACCAACGCTGCCGCCCATGCCTTCGTCGAGCAGCAGCAGGCCTTGCTGGCCGGGCAACTGGCGGGCGACCTGGTCGAACACATGCACGGCCCGGCCAAGCGCTGCGTGCTGCAGGCCAAGGACATGGCACGCAACAAGATCTTCCAGGACAAGCGCAAGACCCTGCACGAGATCGGCGCCTACACCACCCTGGAGATTCTGCTCAACACCTTCTGTGGTGCCGCCCTCGAACAGCACGGTGGACGCACGCCCTCGTTCAAGAGCCGCCGCGTACTGGACCTGATCGGCAACAATGCCCCCGACCCGCACGGTTCGCTGCACAGTGCCTTCCTGCGCATGATCGACTTCATCGCCGGAATGACCGACAGCTATGCCAGCGAAATGGCCCGGGAAATGACCGGGCGCTCCAGCCCGACCTGA
- a CDS encoding YggL family protein, producing MATNRSRRLRKKLCVDEFQELGFELNLEFKEDLDDQAIDAFLDAFLAEAMDANGLDYVGGDDFGLVCSVKRGSVSEEQRAAVEAWLKGRSELTKIEVSPLLDAWYPEKPINKAE from the coding sequence ATGGCCACAAACCGCTCCCGTCGCCTACGCAAGAAGCTGTGTGTCGACGAGTTTCAGGAATTGGGCTTCGAGCTGAACCTGGAGTTCAAGGAAGATCTGGACGACCAGGCAATCGATGCTTTCCTCGACGCGTTCCTGGCAGAAGCCATGGATGCCAATGGCCTGGACTATGTAGGCGGTGACGATTTCGGCCTGGTGTGCTCGGTCAAACGCGGCTCGGTCAGCGAAGAACAGCGTGCAGCCGTTGAAGCCTGGCTCAAAGGCCGCAGCGAACTGACCAAGATCGAAGTCAGCCCGCTGCTGGACGCCTGGTATCCGGAAAAGCCGATCAACAAGGCCGAGTAA
- the dacB gene encoding D-alanyl-D-alanine carboxypeptidase/D-alanyl-D-alanine endopeptidase yields MIKTLRPLVLAGLLLPLALPSQAAAVNTTLPVKVQQALKANKLQDSALSLVMLPLDGPGTPTVFNADVSVNPASTMKLVTTYAALELLGPTFQWKTEFYTDGTLSNGVLNGNLYLKGGGDPKLNMEKLWLLMRDLRANGVRTITGDLVLDRSHFVQPNLPQFNDDGGDENKPFLVKPDSLLVNLKALRFVARNDGGKVTIAVEPPIASIRIDNQVKAVASKQCSGDVRYNPVQQADGISVTVSGQLGDGCNSQTYLSLLDHPTYAAGAVRAIWNELGGSIQGGDRFENVPKGARLLARAFSPDLVEVIRDINKYSNNTMAQQLFLSLGAQFRTDADGDDARAAQRVVRQWLAKKGITAPHLVMENGSGLSRAERVSTREMAAMLQAAWKSPYAAEFMSSMPLVGMDGTMRKRLKRTAMTGEGHIKTGTLNTVRAIAGFSRDSNGHTWAVAAILNDPKPWGASQVLDQVLLDLYRQPKLAGSTAAN; encoded by the coding sequence ATGATCAAAACGCTTCGTCCCCTCGTTCTTGCCGGCCTGTTGTTGCCACTCGCCCTGCCCAGCCAGGCCGCCGCCGTCAATACCACGCTGCCTGTCAAAGTGCAGCAGGCCCTCAAGGCCAACAAGCTGCAGGATTCGGCCCTGTCGCTGGTGATGCTGCCACTGGACGGCCCCGGCACACCGACCGTGTTCAATGCCGATGTCTCGGTGAACCCGGCCTCGACCATGAAACTGGTCACTACCTACGCCGCCCTCGAACTGCTCGGCCCGACCTTCCAGTGGAAAACCGAGTTCTACACCGACGGTACCCTGAGCAACGGTGTACTCAACGGTAACCTGTACCTCAAAGGTGGCGGCGACCCCAAACTGAACATGGAAAAACTGTGGTTGCTGATGCGTGACCTGCGCGCCAATGGCGTGCGCACCATCACCGGCGACCTGGTGCTGGACCGCAGCCACTTCGTGCAGCCCAACCTGCCGCAGTTCAACGACGATGGCGGCGATGAGAACAAGCCGTTCCTGGTCAAGCCCGACTCGCTGCTGGTCAACCTCAAGGCCCTGCGCTTCGTGGCTCGCAACGATGGCGGCAAGGTCACCATCGCGGTCGAACCGCCGATTGCCAGCATCCGCATCGACAACCAGGTCAAGGCCGTGGCCTCCAAACAATGCTCGGGAGATGTGCGCTACAACCCGGTGCAACAGGCCGATGGCATCAGCGTAACGGTCAGCGGCCAGCTGGGTGACGGCTGCAACTCGCAGACCTACCTGTCGCTGCTCGACCACCCGACCTACGCCGCCGGTGCCGTGCGCGCGATCTGGAACGAACTGGGTGGCAGCATCCAGGGTGGCGACCGCTTCGAGAACGTTCCCAAGGGCGCACGCCTGTTGGCCCGCGCCTTCTCGCCAGACCTGGTGGAAGTGATCCGCGACATCAACAAGTACAGCAACAACACCATGGCCCAGCAGCTGTTCCTGAGCCTTGGCGCGCAGTTCCGCACCGATGCCGATGGTGACGACGCCCGCGCCGCCCAGCGCGTGGTGCGCCAGTGGCTGGCGAAGAAAGGCATTACCGCACCGCACCTGGTGATGGAAAACGGCTCCGGCCTGTCGCGCGCCGAACGGGTCAGCACCCGGGAAATGGCCGCCATGCTGCAGGCCGCCTGGAAAAGCCCCTATGCTGCCGAGTTCATGAGCTCGATGCCGCTGGTGGGCATGGACGGCACCATGCGCAAGCGCCTGAAGCGCACCGCCATGACCGGTGAAGGGCACATCAAGACCGGCACGCTGAATACCGTGCGGGCGATTGCCGGCTTCAGCCGTGACAGCAACGGCCATACCTGGGCGGTGGCGGCGATCCTCAACGACCCGAAACCATGGGGCGCCTCGCAGGTACTCGACCAGGTGCTGCTGGACCTTTACCGCCAGCCGAAACTGGCCGGCAGCACGGCAGCCAACTGA
- a CDS encoding sensor domain-containing diguanylate cyclase, whose protein sequence is MSKGGVRARLLGLCTEAVPAWGAALVALVAGGLLTSVLALAAQTFYKQQLRQRFELLASERFSLIAERFDEQQQRLDGLRRFFSFSNAITPHEFDGYARPLLQRTLAYAWAPRVEAAQRDEFERQASAHSGPGYVIRDQDEQGQWRPSPQRDHYFPVLYSQSGELPGLPYGLDLAGQEVPLAALARALGPGSMAVSEPLAMFDTSSDARGLLMVAPVFSDANPRGSAVGYVMALLSMRELASDGRPVATDDNLVVRIVDPTGRNGPEVMFDSQNPLAPLELASNQLLHLADRHFQLSIRPSLAFVQANRSSAVLAVSLLGGLLSLLLSVLLYSLFSQRQRALALVEQRTAELRVSEQSLRGTHNQLRSVLDAATQVAIIATNLKGVVSTFNAGAERMLGYPASEAIGQLRLEDLVLPEELSRRAHALSLRYGRPIAGGQAMFAETVQEHGAEPGEWTLVRADGSQLVANMLVTAMLDEHGLWIGYLAICIDVTERRRVHEALAARDRLLEKLSAEVPGGIYQYRLDGNGHSCFPYASMGLYDIYEVDLQQLREDATVVFERIHPDDLERVRRSVRYSAEHLSPWREEYRVCLPRAGLRWVRGEATPEVGEQGCTLWHGYLTDISDLKGVEEELRALSVTDSLTGIHNRRYFQERLKYELERAQRDGLALAVIMLDIDHFKRINDRFGHAAGDHVLRSLCLRIGQRLRRTDVFCRLGGEEFMVLCPGSDAEQARLLALELWQGVRDVPVEGVGKVTASFGVAGWRPGEGADALLLRADAGVYAAKQGGRDRVEGELA, encoded by the coding sequence ATGTCAAAGGGTGGCGTGCGTGCGCGGTTGCTTGGCCTGTGCACAGAGGCCGTGCCCGCCTGGGGGGCGGCGTTGGTCGCCCTGGTTGCGGGCGGCCTGTTGACGAGCGTACTGGCCCTTGCCGCGCAAACCTTCTACAAGCAGCAGCTGCGTCAGCGCTTCGAGTTGCTGGCCAGCGAGCGTTTCAGCCTAATCGCCGAGCGGTTTGACGAACAGCAGCAGCGCCTGGATGGGCTGCGGCGGTTTTTCAGCTTTTCCAACGCAATCACTCCACACGAGTTCGACGGCTACGCCCGCCCATTGCTGCAGCGGACCCTGGCCTACGCCTGGGCGCCGCGTGTCGAAGCCGCGCAACGCGACGAGTTCGAGCGCCAGGCCAGTGCGCATTCCGGCCCGGGCTATGTGATCCGCGACCAGGATGAGCAAGGCCAGTGGCGCCCATCCCCCCAGCGCGACCATTACTTCCCGGTACTCTATAGCCAGTCGGGTGAATTGCCCGGGCTGCCCTATGGGCTGGACCTCGCCGGCCAGGAGGTGCCCCTGGCGGCTTTGGCGCGGGCGCTGGGGCCGGGCAGCATGGCGGTGTCCGAGCCGCTGGCCATGTTCGATACCAGCTCGGATGCGCGTGGCCTGCTGATGGTGGCGCCAGTGTTTTCCGATGCCAACCCCCGCGGCTCGGCAGTGGGCTATGTAATGGCCTTGCTGAGCATGCGTGAGCTTGCCAGTGACGGGCGCCCGGTGGCGACAGACGACAACCTGGTCGTACGCATCGTCGACCCCACCGGGCGGAATGGCCCCGAAGTGATGTTCGATTCGCAGAACCCGCTCGCACCCTTGGAGCTGGCCAGCAACCAACTGTTGCACTTGGCTGACCGCCACTTCCAACTGAGTATCCGGCCGAGCCTGGCCTTCGTGCAGGCCAACCGTTCCTCTGCGGTGTTGGCGGTGAGCCTGCTTGGCGGCTTGTTGAGCCTGCTGCTCAGCGTCTTGCTCTACAGCCTGTTCAGTCAGCGCCAGCGCGCCCTGGCCCTGGTCGAGCAGCGCACCGCCGAACTGCGGGTCAGCGAGCAGTCCCTGCGTGGCACCCACAACCAGCTGCGCAGCGTGCTGGATGCTGCAACCCAAGTGGCGATCATCGCCACCAACCTCAAGGGTGTGGTCAGCACCTTCAACGCCGGCGCCGAGCGCATGCTCGGCTACCCGGCCAGCGAGGCGATCGGCCAGCTGCGCCTGGAGGACCTGGTGCTGCCCGAGGAGTTGAGCCGGCGTGCCCATGCATTGAGCCTGCGTTACGGCCGGCCGATTGCAGGCGGCCAGGCCATGTTTGCCGAAACGGTGCAGGAGCATGGCGCCGAGCCGGGGGAGTGGACCTTGGTGCGCGCCGACGGCAGCCAACTGGTGGCCAACATGCTGGTCACCGCCATGCTCGATGAACACGGATTGTGGATTGGCTACCTGGCGATCTGCATCGATGTCACTGAACGGCGTCGGGTGCATGAGGCGCTGGCGGCGCGTGACCGCCTTCTGGAGAAGCTCAGTGCCGAGGTACCGGGGGGCATCTACCAGTACCGCCTGGATGGCAACGGCCATTCCTGCTTTCCGTACGCCAGCATGGGCCTGTACGACATCTATGAAGTCGACCTGCAGCAGTTGCGCGAGGATGCCACGGTGGTGTTCGAGCGCATCCACCCGGATGACCTGGAGCGTGTGCGCCGGTCGGTGCGTTACTCGGCAGAACACCTGTCGCCCTGGCGCGAAGAATACCGTGTCTGCCTGCCGCGTGCCGGGTTGCGCTGGGTGCGTGGCGAGGCGACGCCGGAAGTGGGCGAGCAGGGCTGCACCTTGTGGCACGGCTACCTGACGGACATCTCCGACCTCAAGGGCGTGGAGGAAGAGTTGCGTGCGCTGTCGGTGACCGACTCGCTGACCGGTATCCATAACCGCCGCTATTTCCAGGAGCGGCTCAAGTACGAACTGGAGCGGGCCCAGCGCGACGGCCTGGCGCTGGCGGTGATCATGCTTGACATCGATCACTTCAAGCGCATCAACGACCGCTTCGGCCACGCCGCCGGCGACCACGTGCTGCGCAGCCTGTGCCTGCGTATCGGCCAGCGTCTACGGCGTACCGATGTGTTCTGCCGGTTGGGTGGCGAGGAATTCATGGTGTTGTGCCCGGGTAGCGATGCCGAGCAGGCGCGGCTGCTGGCGCTGGAACTGTGGCAAGGGGTGCGCGATGTTCCAGTGGAAGGCGTGGGTAAGGTGACCGCGAGTTTTGGTGTGGCCGGCTGGCGACCGGGGGAAGGGGCCGATGCCTTGTTGTTGCGGGCTGATGCAGGGGTGTATGCGGCCAAGCAGGGCGGGCGGGACCGGGTGGAGGGGGAGTTGGCCTGA